The following proteins are encoded in a genomic region of Hyla sarda isolate aHylSar1 chromosome 3, aHylSar1.hap1, whole genome shotgun sequence:
- the WDR53 gene encoding WD repeat-containing protein 53 isoform X2 has product MCELGKTPLILESEVMLWNVQKARPLWLTNLQHLAQDEEDTDLHQSPGQLFNPPLAHSLSISNCGNVFCCGAEDGKIRSFRITGTRFEEDLCFKAHTQGVSQVSFLEQDPGQTFLLSGGNDGRVCLWVLGKDTVQPQKPQKHLHSKKSTSKVKLKHMTEASPRVTSSLCIEHGEKVNWILGAELQGSKVVLVADPSNAISMYQLGEL; this is encoded by the coding sequence GTGATGCTCTGGAATGTGCAGAAAGCAAGACCTCTATGGCTTACAAATCTGCAACATTTGGCTCAAGACGAAGAAGATACGGATCTCCATCAATCCCCAGGTCAGCTCTTTAATCCACCACTGGCTCATTCGCTTTCCATATCCAACTGTGGAAATGTGTTTTGCTGTGGTGCCGAGGATGGCAAAATCCGTTCCTTTCGGATAACAGGAACTCGATTCGAAGAAGACTTGTGTTTTAAGGCTCACACTCAAGGTGTCTCTCAAGTCAGTTTTTTAGAGCAAGATCCTGGACAGACTTTCTTACTCTCTGGAGGCAATGATGGTAGAGTGTGTCTTTGGGTTCTCGGAAAAGACACAGTGCAACCCCAGAAACCGCAAAAACATCTCCACTCAAAGAAGTCAACGTCCAAAGTTAAATTGAAACATATGACAGAAGCGTCTCCAAGAGTGACTTCAAGTCTCTGCATTGAGCATGGAGAAAAAGTGAATTGGATTCTAGGAGCTGAACTGCAGGGGTCAAAAGTGGTTCTGGTTGCTGACCCTAGCAATGCCATATCCATGTATCAGCTTGGCGAGCTATAG
- the WDR53 gene encoding WD repeat-containing protein 53 isoform X3, giving the protein MLWNVQKARPLWLTNLQHLAQDEEDTDLHQSPGQLFNPPLAHSLSISNCGNVFCCGAEDGKIRSFRITGTRFEEDLCFKAHTQGVSQVSFLEQDPGQTFLLSGGNDGRVCLWVLGKDTVQPQKPQKHLHSKKSTSKVKLKHMTEASPRVTSSLCIEHGEKVNWILGAELQGSKVVLVADPSNAISMYQLGEL; this is encoded by the coding sequence ATGCTCTGGAATGTGCAGAAAGCAAGACCTCTATGGCTTACAAATCTGCAACATTTGGCTCAAGACGAAGAAGATACGGATCTCCATCAATCCCCAGGTCAGCTCTTTAATCCACCACTGGCTCATTCGCTTTCCATATCCAACTGTGGAAATGTGTTTTGCTGTGGTGCCGAGGATGGCAAAATCCGTTCCTTTCGGATAACAGGAACTCGATTCGAAGAAGACTTGTGTTTTAAGGCTCACACTCAAGGTGTCTCTCAAGTCAGTTTTTTAGAGCAAGATCCTGGACAGACTTTCTTACTCTCTGGAGGCAATGATGGTAGAGTGTGTCTTTGGGTTCTCGGAAAAGACACAGTGCAACCCCAGAAACCGCAAAAACATCTCCACTCAAAGAAGTCAACGTCCAAAGTTAAATTGAAACATATGACAGAAGCGTCTCCAAGAGTGACTTCAAGTCTCTGCATTGAGCATGGAGAAAAAGTGAATTGGATTCTAGGAGCTGAACTGCAGGGGTCAAAAGTGGTTCTGGTTGCTGACCCTAGCAATGCCATATCCATGTATCAGCTTGGCGAGCTATAG